Proteins encoded together in one Dasypus novemcinctus isolate mDasNov1 chromosome 9, mDasNov1.1.hap2, whole genome shotgun sequence window:
- the LRRC8D gene encoding volume-regulated anion channel subunit LRRC8D, whose protein sequence is MFTLAEVASLNDIQPTYRILKPWWDVFMDYLAVVMLMVAIFAGTMQLTKDQVVCLPVLPSPVNSKAHAPPGNADVTTDIPKMEAATDRGGQTTHAMSFGTSAVTPDIPLRATYPRTDSTVPNQEAKKEKKDPGGRKTNLDFQQYVFINQMCYHLALPWYSKYFPYLALIHTIILMVSSNFWFKYPKTCSKVEHFVSILGKCFESPWTTKALSETACEDSEENKQRITGAQTLPKHVSTSSDEGSPSASTPMINKTGFKFSAEKPVIEVPSMTILDKKDGEQAKALFEKVRKFRAHVEDSDLIYKLYVVQTVVKTAKFIFILCYTANFVNAIRFEHVCKPKVEHLTGYEVFECTHNMAYMLKKLLISYISIICVYGFICLYTLFWLFRIPLKEYSFEKVREESSFSDIPDVKNDFAFLLHMVDQYDQLYSKRFGVFLSEVSENKLREISLNHEWTFEKLRQHVSRNAQDKQELHLFMLSGVPDAVFDLTDLDVLKLELIPEAKIPAKISQMTNLQELHLCHCPAKVEQTAFSFLRDHLRCLHVKFTDVAEIPAWVYLLKNLRELYLIGNLNSENNKMIGLESLRELRHLKILHVKSNLTKVPSNITDVAPHLTKLVIHNDGTKLLVLNSLKKMMNVAELELQNCELERIPHAIFSLSNLQELDLKANNIRTIEEIISFQHLKRLTCLKLWHNKIVTIPPSITHVKNLESLYFSNNKLESLPVAVFSLQKLRCLDVSYNNISMIPIEIGLLQNLQHLHITGNKVDILPKQLFKCVKLRTLNLGQNCVASLPEKIGQLSQLTQLELKGNCLDRLPAQLGQCRLLKKSGLVVEDHLFDTLPLEVKEALNQDINIPFANGI, encoded by the coding sequence AAGCAGCCACTGACCGAGGTGGGCAAACGACACATGCCATGTCCTTTGGCACATCTGCTGTGACACCTGACATACCTCTCAGAGCCACATATCCTCGCACAGACTCCACAGTTCCAAATCAGgaggcaaagaaagagaaaaaagatccaGGAGGCCGAAAAACGAACTTGGATTTTCagcaatatgtatttattaatcAGATGTGTTACCATCTGGCCCTTCCATGGTATTCTAAGTACTTTCCATACCTTGCTCTTATACACACAATTATTCTCATGGTCAGCAGCAACTTTTGGTTCAAATATCCCAAAACGTGCTCAAAAGTAGAACATTTTGTTTCCATATTAGGAAAGTGCTTTGAATCTCCTTGGACTACGAAAGCGTTGTCTGAGACGGCATGTGAGGACTCAGAGGAAAACAAGCAGCGAATAACGGGTGCCCAGACCCTACCAAAGCATGTGTCTACCAGCAGTGATGAAGGGAGCCCCAGTGCCAGCACCCCAATGATCAACAAAACTGGCTTCAAGTTTTCAGCTGAGAAGCCCGTCATCGAAGTCCCCAGCATGACCATCCTGGATAAAAAGGACGGGGAACAGGCCAAAGCCCTATTtgagaaagtgaggaagttccGCGcccatgtggaagacagtgaCTTGATCTATAAACTCTATGTGGTCCAAACAGTGGTGAAAACCGCCAAGTTCATTTTTATTCTCTGCTATACTGCAAACTTTGTCAACGCAATCCGCTTTGAACATGTCTGCAAGCCAAAAGTTGAGCATCTCACTGGATATGAGGTATTCGAGTGTACCCACAATATGGCTTACATGTTGAAAAAGCTTCTCATCAGTTACATATCCATCATTTGTGTCTATGGTTTCATCTGCCTCTACACTCTCTTCTGGTTATTCAGGATACCTTTGAAGGAATACTCTTTTGAAAAAGTCAGAGAAGAGAGCAGTTTCAGTGACATTCCAGATGTCAAAAATGATTTTGCATTCCTTCTACACATGGTAGACCAGTATGACCAGCTCTATTCCAAGCGATTTGGTGTGTTCCTATCAGAAGTCAGTGAAAATAAACTTAGAGAAATTAGTCTAAACCATGAGTGGACATTTGAGAAACTTAGGCAGCATGTGTCACGCAACGCCCAAGACAAGCAGGAGCTACATCTTTTTATGCTGTCGGGAGTGCCTGATGCTGTCTTCGACCTCACAGACCTGGACGTGCTAAAACTTGAACTGATTCCAGAAGCTAAAATTCCTGCTAAGATTTCTCAAATGACTAACCTCCAAGAGCTTCACCTCTGCCACTGCCCTGCAAAAGTTGAACAGACTGCTTTTAGCTTTCTCCGTGATCACTTGAGATGCCTTCACGTGAAGTTCACTGATGTCGCTGAAATTCCCGCCTGGGTGTATTTGCTCAAAAACCTTCGAGAGTTGTACTTGATAGGCAATTTGAACTCTGAAAACAATAAGATGATAGGACTTGAATCTCTCCGAGAGTTGAGGCACCTTAAGATTCTCCACGTGAAGAGCAATTTGACCAAAGTTCCCTCCAACATTACAGATGTGGCTCCACATCTCACAAAGCTAGTCATTCATAATGACGGCACCAAACTCTTAGTACTCAACAGCcttaagaaaatgatgaatgtcGCTGAGCTGGAACTCCAGAACTGTGAGCTCGAGAGAATTCCACATGCTATTTTCAGCCTCTCCAATTTACAGGAACTGGATTTAAAAGCAAATAACATACGCACAATTGAGGAAATCATTAGCTTCCAGCATTTAAAAAGACTGACTTGTTTAAAATTATGGCATAATAAAATTGTTACCATTCCTCCCTCCATTACCCATGTTAAAAACTTGGAGTCGCTTTATTTCTCTAACAACAAGCTCGAGTCCTTACCAGTGGCAGTGTTTAGTTTACAGAAACTCAGATGCTTAGATGTAAGCTACAACAACATTTCAATGATTCCAATAGAAATAGGGTTACTTCAGAACCTGCAGCATTTGCATATCACTGGGAACAAAGTGGACATTCTGCCAAAACAACTGTTTAAGTGTGTTAAGTTAAGGACTTTGAATCTGGGGCAAAACTGCGTCGCCTCCCTCCCAGAGAAAATTGGTCAGCTCTCCCAGCTCACTCAGCTGGAACTGAAGGGGAACTGCTTGGACCGCCTGCCAGCCCAGCTGGGCCAGTGTCGCCTGCTCAAGAAAAGCGGGCTTGTTGTGGAAGATCACCTTTTTGACACCCTGCCACTTGAGGTCAAAGAAGCCTTGAATCAAGACATAAATATTCCCTTTGCAAACGGGATTTAA